One Nitrospirota bacterium genomic region harbors:
- a CDS encoding tetratricopeptide repeat protein, translated as MPKAIKKKSVLKKEVDTEIQVRDSFEGIKNVFEQKQKLLVSYGLIALSAAVVIGGIAVYRFNANDKAQQLEYEAYKTYYSLYQKTPLAGQEKAQKALELFQQAYEKKKSPRVLLFIADTYAEMAKYDEALKALDEFTQRFVREEALIPLAYQKMVALQLKKGSKEEALKTLDRISAAAGDMLKDFALIQKARMLEQDGKKDEAMAKYKELAEKYPQSPYAEEAKTKSGEKKAG; from the coding sequence ATGCCTAAAGCGATAAAAAAGAAGTCTGTGCTCAAAAAAGAGGTTGATACCGAGATACAGGTAAGGGACAGTTTCGAAGGTATAAAAAATGTCTTCGAGCAGAAGCAGAAGCTGCTCGTGAGCTACGGGCTGATTGCGCTCAGCGCGGCAGTTGTCATCGGCGGCATCGCTGTTTACCGGTTCAATGCCAATGATAAGGCCCAGCAGTTGGAGTACGAGGCATACAAGACTTACTACAGCTTGTATCAGAAGACGCCTCTTGCCGGCCAGGAAAAGGCGCAAAAAGCCCTTGAACTTTTCCAGCAGGCGTATGAAAAGAAAAAATCACCAAGAGTCCTTCTCTTCATTGCTGACACATACGCCGAGATGGCAAAGTACGATGAGGCTTTAAAGGCGCTCGATGAGTTCACACAGCGGTTTGTTCGTGAAGAGGCCCTTATCCCCCTTGCTTATCAAAAAATGGTTGCGCTTCAGCTCAAGAAAGGGAGTAAGGAAGAGGCATTAAAGACCCTGGACAGGATTTCTGCTGCAGCCGGCGATATGCTGAAGGACTTTGCCCTGATCCAGAAGGCAAGAATGCTCGAGCAGGATGGCAAGAAGGACGAGGCAATGGCAAAATACAAGGAACTTGCAGAGAAATATCCCCAGTCGCCCTATGCTGAGGAAGCAAAGACAAAATCCGGCGAGAAGAAAGCAGGATAA
- a CDS encoding histidinol phosphate phosphatase domain-containing protein: MIDLHTHTIFSDGELIPFELVRRAEAIGYRAIAITDHMDASNLDLIIPRIVKAIEKLRSHISIDVIPGAEITHAPPELIADLVKEARALGAKIVVVHGETIAEPVLKGTNRAAIEAGADILSHPGMISIEDMLRAKEKNVTLEITARRGHAFTNGYLAKEAIKFGVPLCINTDAHSPSDLITKEHARNILLGAGIEENRVDSIFESSKSLVDRVLRRSNA, translated from the coding sequence ATGATCGATCTTCATACACACACTATTTTCAGCGATGGAGAGCTGATACCTTTTGAGCTGGTAAGAAGGGCTGAGGCAATAGGATACAGGGCCATCGCCATTACAGACCATATGGATGCATCCAATCTTGACCTCATTATCCCGCGTATCGTAAAGGCCATCGAAAAACTCAGATCCCATATTTCGATCGATGTGATTCCCGGCGCAGAAATAACCCACGCACCGCCTGAGCTGATCGCTGACCTGGTAAAAGAGGCGCGTGCGCTCGGCGCAAAGATCGTTGTTGTGCACGGCGAGACGATTGCTGAACCGGTGCTGAAAGGAACGAACCGGGCAGCCATCGAAGCCGGCGCTGACATCCTCTCGCATCCGGGAATGATCAGCATCGAGGACATGCTCCGCGCCAAGGAAAAAAATGTTACTCTTGAGATTACGGCGCGCCGCGGCCATGCATTCACCAACGGCTATCTGGCAAAAGAAGCGATCAAGTTCGGTGTGCCTCTCTGCATCAATACAGATGCGCACAGCCCGTCTGATCTCATCACAAAAGAACATGCACGGAACATCCTGCTCGGTGCCGGCATCGAGGAGAACAGGGTAGATTCCATATTTGAAAGTTCCAAATCACTTGTAGATAGAGTCCTAAGGAGGAGCAATGCCTAA
- a CDS encoding ABC transporter substrate-binding protein, with product MRNQKSNGWSRREFLGGLALAGTAAALGVRPELVSAAVEPPPETTRLLIHKGKPACWAPIYAAEPLLREEGFTDIQYVFGLGPDVAKMSREGAFDLSAEFSARAMYQLEHQQHPLKFLSGLHVGCYTLIGSASTRSVRDLKGKTVWAGAVKNDGPHIFFSTIVSYVGLDPRTDVNYVWVDKDEAIRMFREGKIDLFMSFPPGAHELIREGIGHVLVDTNVDKPWSQYFCCMVAGHRDFINKNPIATKRALRAILRANDIVAHDPEMATRILIEKKVIKEFEYMNTLPALKKIPYTKWRDYNPEDTIRFYALRMRDIGMVKSNPQQFIDQHTDWRYLKELKKEFGITW from the coding sequence ATGAGAAACCAAAAGTCCAATGGCTGGAGCCGGAGGGAATTCCTTGGAGGGCTCGCGCTTGCTGGTACGGCTGCCGCTTTAGGCGTACGACCCGAACTTGTATCTGCTGCCGTGGAGCCGCCTCCTGAGACGACGAGGCTGTTGATACATAAGGGGAAGCCGGCATGCTGGGCGCCCATATACGCGGCCGAGCCCCTTCTGCGCGAAGAAGGGTTCACCGATATTCAGTATGTATTTGGGCTCGGGCCGGACGTTGCGAAAATGAGCAGGGAAGGCGCCTTTGATCTGAGTGCGGAGTTTTCCGCGCGCGCAATGTATCAGCTGGAACATCAACAGCATCCGCTTAAATTCCTGTCAGGCCTGCATGTGGGCTGTTATACACTGATCGGCAGCGCAAGCACCCGCTCGGTCCGTGACCTCAAAGGAAAGACCGTCTGGGCCGGAGCTGTCAAGAACGATGGTCCTCACATCTTTTTCTCCACTATTGTCTCTTATGTCGGCCTTGACCCGCGTACGGATGTCAACTATGTATGGGTAGACAAAGATGAAGCAATTCGAATGTTTCGCGAAGGCAAGATCGATTTATTCATGTCCTTCCCTCCCGGTGCACATGAGCTGATACGAGAGGGCATCGGCCATGTTCTGGTTGACACCAATGTCGATAAACCCTGGTCCCAGTATTTCTGCTGCATGGTGGCGGGGCACAGAGATTTCATAAACAAAAACCCCATTGCCACCAAACGGGCTCTTCGCGCCATCCTCAGGGCAAACGATATCGTCGCCCATGACCCCGAGATGGCAACTCGTATCCTTATTGAGAAGAAGGTAATCAAGGAATTCGAATACATGAACACCTTGCCCGCACTTAAGAAAATACCATACACCAAGTGGCGGGATTATAATCCTGAAGATACAATTCGATTTTACGCACTGCGCATGAGAGATATTGGCATGGTTAAGTCCAATCCACAGCAGTTCATTGACCAGCATACTGACTGGCGATATTTGAAGGAACTGAAAAAAGAGTTCGGGATAACGTGGTAG
- a CDS encoding transglycosylase SLT domain-containing protein — protein MKRLIHLVSILSFLLLISLPAIASEEKDSQEPQPVDLSQKSIVLQAPPLLVPYADNKTASRAVDRNISLFANRIKDRFALYLSRSGKYLEVMKDILRKKDVPEDIVFMSLIESGFSTNAYSIAHAAGPWQFIASTAKRYGLEINWWKDERRDPVKSTEAAADYLKDLHGMFGSWNLAMAAYNAGEGKIMRAMKKSNADDYWDLLDTKHIRAETKEYVPRFIAASMIASNPKEFGFEAIEYQTPLSYDEIEITSPIDLAVVAECAGISLDEVRRLNPELRRWCTPPDAERYILKIPEGSLAMFMEKLASIPEAERFTIDRYTVKSGDTFKSISGKTGIPVPVILSLNAMEKIMPLKKGSSIYLPPKDLFSLDNLDRALMKKVSHRKVKASAVSGKKKGAATDRKSAKSRKTRKV, from the coding sequence ATGAAAAGACTCATCCATCTTGTTTCCATTCTATCTTTTCTTCTGCTTATAAGTTTACCGGCAATAGCATCGGAAGAAAAGGATAGTCAAGAGCCTCAGCCCGTTGATCTGTCCCAGAAAAGCATTGTCCTGCAGGCGCCTCCGCTCCTCGTGCCTTATGCTGATAATAAGACCGCGTCAAGGGCTGTTGATAGAAATATCAGCCTTTTTGCCAACAGGATCAAGGACAGATTTGCCCTGTATCTGAGCAGATCAGGCAAGTATCTTGAGGTTATGAAGGATATCCTCAGAAAAAAAGATGTTCCTGAAGATATTGTTTTTATGTCGCTCATAGAGAGCGGTTTCAGCACCAATGCTTATTCCATCGCCCATGCTGCAGGTCCCTGGCAGTTTATCGCATCAACAGCGAAGAGATACGGCCTTGAGATAAACTGGTGGAAAGACGAAAGACGCGACCCTGTGAAATCTACAGAGGCTGCGGCAGACTACCTGAAAGACCTTCACGGCATGTTCGGATCATGGAACCTTGCCATGGCTGCCTATAATGCAGGAGAGGGTAAGATCATGAGGGCAATGAAGAAGAGCAATGCGGACGACTACTGGGACCTTCTGGATACAAAGCATATCAGAGCTGAGACAAAGGAGTATGTTCCAAGGTTCATTGCTGCAAGCATGATAGCTTCTAATCCCAAGGAGTTCGGGTTTGAAGCAATAGAGTATCAGACACCCTTAAGCTATGATGAGATTGAGATAACTTCTCCCATTGATCTGGCGGTGGTAGCTGAATGCGCCGGCATATCGCTTGACGAGGTCAGGAGGTTGAATCCTGAGCTCAGGAGATGGTGTACACCGCCGGATGCAGAGCGGTATATTCTGAAGATCCCTGAAGGATCGCTCGCAATGTTTATGGAGAAGCTCGCTTCCATTCCTGAAGCAGAACGGTTTACCATTGACCGCTATACCGTGAAGTCGGGTGATACGTTTAAGAGCATTTCAGGAAAGACGGGGATACCGGTTCCGGTAATTCTTTCCCTGAACGCCATGGAAAAGATCATGCCTCTCAAGAAAGGAAGCTCGATCTATCTGCCTCCGAAGGATCTTTTCAGCCTGGACAATCTCGACAGGGCCCTTATGAAAAAGGTCTCGCACAGGAAAGTGAAGGCCTCTGCCGTTTCAGGCAAAAAGAAAGGCGCTGCAACCGACAGGAAGAGCGCCAAATCCAGAAAAACACGAAAGGTCTGA
- a CDS encoding lipocalin-like domain-containing protein, with product MKRSIKEVLSVLLVVAVLAGGMLFGASKVWAQEKGVQGSWILVELYNETDGKRLEPFGPNPRGSMLLTPDGHFSMTLMRSSLPKFASNVRTKGTAEEYKAVVDGSVAAIGTYTVTGDKEQILNLHIVGSTFPNWDGQDQKRPVTVIGDDMKIINPAPSIGGGGKNTQVWKRAK from the coding sequence ATGAAACGTTCAATTAAGGAAGTGCTAAGCGTATTGCTGGTTGTTGCTGTACTTGCAGGTGGAATGTTGTTTGGAGCATCGAAGGTCTGGGCACAGGAGAAAGGCGTGCAGGGAAGCTGGATTCTCGTCGAACTCTACAACGAGACAGACGGCAAGAGGCTCGAGCCGTTCGGTCCTAACCCCAGAGGATCCATGCTATTGACACCGGATGGCCATTTTTCTATGACCCTGATGAGGTCAAGCCTGCCTAAATTCGCTTCCAACGTCCGCACAAAAGGAACCGCTGAGGAATACAAGGCTGTTGTTGACGGTTCCGTTGCCGCTATTGGCACGTACACAGTGACAGGCGATAAGGAGCAGATATTGAATCTGCACATTGTGGGCAGCACGTTCCCCAACTGGGATGGCCAGGATCAGAAGCGGCCCGTGACCGTCATTGGAGACGACATGAAGATCATAAACCCCGCCCCGTCCATTGGTGGTGGCGGAAAGAACACACAGGTCTGGAAACGGGCCAAGTAG
- a CDS encoding twin-arginine translocation signal domain-containing protein: MEMESGLNRRDFLKYAAATGVLVAAGEALRSGAMAVAATGATEVDKLTIWILADNYYDTNEPDTKITKRFRSVAGKSMGAQHGLSYYIETIVGGKTSACMFDFGLDPTSVLNNIALLGLDIGKTNAFSLSHGHYDHYTGAISILKQNQSKIATGTPFYVGEEAFSRRYTLRPGASEPTDLGQLSKEDIEALGVKVVEAKTPIEIIPGAYISGNIERVTSYEKIPLSQQIKRGDKIESDNFQGEQAVFFNVKGKGLVVLSGCAHCGIVNTVKHAQKVTGTEKVHAIMGGFHLIVAKPELIQNTVADIKAMKPDHIVGTHCTGFRAMVALSREMPDAFTLNTAGTKYTFGA, from the coding sequence ATGGAGATGGAAAGTGGATTAAACCGCAGGGATTTTCTTAAGTACGCAGCAGCAACCGGCGTTTTGGTCGCAGCCGGAGAGGCATTAAGGAGCGGGGCAATGGCAGTGGCTGCCACGGGTGCCACCGAAGTGGATAAGCTGACAATATGGATCCTGGCAGACAACTATTATGACACGAATGAACCGGATACCAAGATCACAAAGCGCTTTCGCTCAGTTGCCGGGAAATCAATGGGTGCGCAACACGGGCTCTCTTATTATATCGAGACTATTGTTGGCGGAAAGACAAGCGCCTGCATGTTCGATTTCGGGCTTGACCCGACGAGCGTGCTGAACAATATCGCGCTTCTGGGTCTTGATATCGGAAAGACAAACGCCTTCAGCCTGAGCCACGGCCATTACGATCACTATACCGGCGCAATCAGTATCCTCAAACAGAACCAGTCCAAGATTGCCACTGGAACGCCATTTTATGTAGGCGAGGAGGCCTTTTCCCGGAGATATACACTGCGCCCCGGAGCATCAGAACCTACAGATCTTGGGCAGCTGAGCAAAGAAGATATCGAAGCCCTTGGCGTAAAGGTTGTGGAGGCGAAGACCCCGATTGAGATCATTCCCGGTGCTTACATTAGCGGAAACATAGAAAGGGTCACGAGCTATGAGAAAATTCCGCTGAGTCAGCAGATAAAGCGCGGGGACAAGATCGAATCCGATAATTTTCAGGGTGAGCAGGCCGTCTTCTTTAACGTAAAAGGAAAAGGCCTGGTTGTTCTTTCCGGTTGTGCTCATTGCGGGATCGTTAATACGGTGAAGCATGCGCAGAAGGTCACCGGAACCGAGAAGGTGCACGCGATCATGGGAGGTTTCCATCTTATTGTTGCGAAGCCTGAACTTATTCAGAATACTGTTGCCGATATCAAGGCAATGAAGCCCGACCATATCGTGGGAACCCATTGTACCGGGTTCAGGGCGATGGTGGCATTGAGCAGGGAAATGCCGGACGCCTTCACCTTGAACACAGCAGGAACAAAGTATACCTTTGGCGCGTAG
- a CDS encoding CinA family protein produces the protein MGLKTAKSIYAIFKEKDLTLSVAESCTGGLICHYLTAVPGASSFLQAGVVTYSTESKKRILGIPEKVLSCHGIVSEETARQMAERVRALTKTDISVSTTGNLGPDVLEEKPKGLVFVAISSRTGTVSIKLQLKGTRAQVKEKAVVAALKFLAEVVSNG, from the coding sequence ATGGGCCTGAAAACAGCAAAAAGTATCTACGCCATCTTCAAAGAGAAAGATCTGACACTTTCTGTTGCAGAGTCATGCACGGGCGGCCTGATCTGTCATTATCTTACGGCTGTCCCCGGTGCAAGCAGTTTCCTGCAGGCAGGCGTTGTGACCTACTCAACTGAATCGAAAAAAAGAATTCTGGGAATCCCTGAAAAAGTCCTCTCCTGTCACGGGATCGTGAGTGAAGAAACCGCCCGGCAGATGGCCGAAAGAGTCCGTGCACTTACAAAAACAGATATTTCGGTCTCAACAACAGGCAATCTCGGACCTGATGTCCTTGAGGAGAAGCCGAAAGGTCTTGTCTTTGTTGCGATAAGCTCAAGAACAGGAACGGTCTCAATAAAACTGCAGCTGAAAGGGACAAGGGCACAGGTCAAAGAAAAGGCTGTTGTCGCTGCCCTGAAATTCCTTGCCGAGGTGGTCAGCAATGGCTGA
- a CDS encoding AMP-binding protein, translated as MAESIIDLFRKTASTYPDAIAFHYYGNGWQTVTYRELADRVTNLASHLIRSGGRKNDRIAVIAENRPEWSVAYLAILSSGCIVVPLDAQLAPAEVQTLLNDAEAHVVLHSNKTAGQIAGYAEHFRRSSGRDLLLIDFDSTDYREIEKKPPTGSLPACDQDDIASIIYTSGTTGNPKGVVLTHRNFCSDAQALIEARIVSHEDNVLSILPLHHTYAFMCTLMVPLFLGASITYPLSMKGPDMIAAIQGKGVSVVIGVPQLLGMIRNNIIARINALSKPLRFLLTKLTAFSGAVRKRLGINLGKLIFRSVHRSFGNRFRFFTSGGARLDPAVMEDLEALGFTVLEGYGLTETSPVVTFNPVEKRKPGSAGKPLPSVSIRIAHPSDAEEGEIEIKGPMVMKGYYNRPSATAEVLHDGWFRTGDIGRLDHEGYLFITGRSKEVIVLSSGKNIYPEDVERMYLSSKLIKEICIMGIERQGITESLHAVIVPDFEHARQAAISNLYDAVKWEINALSGALPSYMRIQGFTLQKDPLPRTPLGKLRRFMIKAAQTQPEPKKQGVSDTPEALFAEDTGSKVLKALRNVSKKDQEIQADDNLELDLGLDSLSKIELVVAIEAAFSLKLPEDFMSDIHTIRELIEKVKASSGSPRAAGAEKTGWKEIISADPEEQIVLEKPELMMLPSKIVFAVMKLLVKFLFRLETRGLENISASGNFIITPNHASYLDGFVVVLSLPFSVFRNLYLLGISDFFTGTLKGWFARRAHIIPIDSSAYLSRALQTSAYVLRNARSLCVFPEGGRSPDNTLLEFKKGVGILAVEMGIPVVPVYIKGAFEALPREAAWPKFKKITVTYGTPLSVKNVDLSKKPVGMDDYQYFAYLIREKVKELSKSA; from the coding sequence ATGGCAGAAAGCATAATTGACCTTTTCCGCAAGACAGCATCAACCTATCCCGATGCTATTGCCTTTCACTATTACGGTAACGGTTGGCAGACCGTTACTTACCGCGAGCTTGCCGACAGAGTAACGAACCTTGCATCGCATCTGATACGGTCCGGGGGCAGAAAAAATGACCGTATTGCAGTCATCGCCGAGAATCGGCCTGAATGGTCTGTTGCGTACCTTGCGATCCTTTCTTCAGGCTGCATTGTCGTACCGCTTGATGCACAGCTTGCTCCGGCAGAAGTTCAGACTTTACTGAATGACGCAGAGGCGCATGTCGTCCTGCACAGCAATAAGACAGCCGGACAGATTGCGGGTTATGCAGAGCATTTCCGGAGATCTTCCGGCAGGGACCTCCTGCTCATTGATTTTGACAGCACTGACTACAGGGAAATAGAAAAAAAGCCTCCAACCGGATCCCTGCCTGCATGCGACCAGGACGATATCGCATCAATAATATATACATCAGGCACAACAGGAAATCCCAAGGGTGTCGTTCTCACCCACAGGAACTTCTGCTCAGATGCCCAGGCCCTCATTGAGGCACGCATTGTTTCGCATGAAGATAATGTTCTTTCCATCCTTCCTCTTCATCATACCTATGCATTCATGTGTACCCTCATGGTACCGCTGTTTCTCGGGGCTTCCATAACGTACCCCCTGAGCATGAAAGGCCCGGACATGATTGCTGCCATACAGGGAAAGGGTGTCAGTGTGGTGATCGGTGTGCCGCAGCTGCTCGGCATGATCAGAAATAACATTATTGCCAGGATCAATGCCCTGTCCAAACCGCTCCGCTTTCTTCTGACTAAACTGACCGCTTTTTCAGGAGCTGTCAGAAAAAGGCTCGGCATCAACCTCGGGAAGTTGATATTCAGATCTGTGCACAGGAGTTTCGGAAACCGATTTCGGTTCTTTACGAGCGGCGGCGCCAGGCTCGATCCTGCTGTCATGGAAGATCTTGAGGCGTTAGGCTTCACGGTACTTGAAGGCTACGGCCTCACTGAAACCTCGCCCGTCGTTACCTTCAATCCTGTTGAAAAGCGGAAACCCGGTTCTGCTGGCAAGCCGCTTCCCTCTGTTTCGATCAGGATTGCCCATCCCTCAGATGCCGAAGAGGGAGAGATAGAGATAAAGGGGCCGATGGTCATGAAAGGCTACTACAACAGGCCTTCTGCAACTGCCGAGGTGCTGCATGACGGATGGTTCAGGACCGGAGATATCGGCAGGCTTGACCATGAGGGGTATCTTTTCATTACCGGCCGCTCTAAAGAGGTTATTGTTCTGAGTTCAGGCAAGAACATCTATCCCGAAGATGTCGAAAGAATGTATCTTTCATCAAAGCTGATCAAGGAGATCTGCATCATGGGAATTGAGCGTCAGGGGATAACAGAATCACTGCATGCCGTGATTGTCCCTGATTTTGAGCATGCCAGGCAGGCTGCCATCTCAAACCTCTATGATGCAGTTAAGTGGGAGATAAATGCCCTTTCCGGAGCTCTGCCTTCCTATATGAGAATACAGGGGTTCACGCTTCAGAAAGACCCCCTGCCCAGGACGCCTCTCGGCAAGTTGCGGCGCTTTATGATCAAAGCCGCTCAAACACAACCTGAGCCAAAAAAGCAGGGTGTTTCTGATACCCCGGAGGCCTTGTTTGCAGAGGATACCGGCAGCAAAGTGCTTAAGGCCCTCAGGAACGTATCGAAGAAAGATCAGGAGATACAGGCAGATGACAATCTTGAGCTTGATCTCGGCCTTGACTCACTCTCCAAAATAGAACTTGTCGTGGCGATCGAAGCAGCCTTTTCCCTGAAACTCCCTGAGGATTTCATGTCTGATATCCATACCATCAGGGAACTCATCGAAAAGGTCAAGGCTTCTTCAGGCTCGCCCCGGGCAGCAGGGGCTGAAAAGACCGGCTGGAAAGAGATCATATCAGCAGACCCTGAAGAGCAGATAGTACTTGAGAAGCCTGAATTGATGATGCTTCCGTCAAAAATAGTGTTTGCCGTCATGAAACTTCTCGTGAAGTTTCTTTTTCGTCTCGAAACGCGGGGGCTTGAGAATATCTCTGCTTCCGGGAATTTCATCATTACCCCAAATCATGCCAGCTATCTTGACGGATTTGTTGTCGTGCTTTCATTGCCCTTCTCTGTATTCAGAAACCTGTATCTGCTGGGAATCAGCGATTTTTTTACCGGCACGTTAAAGGGCTGGTTTGCAAGAAGAGCCCATATAATCCCCATTGACTCTTCTGCGTACCTGAGCCGGGCGCTTCAGACATCTGCCTATGTGCTCAGAAATGCACGTTCGCTCTGCGTTTTCCCTGAAGGCGGAAGGTCGCCTGACAACACGCTCCTTGAGTTCAAGAAAGGAGTAGGCATTCTCGCAGTTGAGATGGGAATACCTGTTGTTCCTGTTTATATCAAGGGAGCGTTTGAGGCCCTGCCGCGGGAGGCAGCATGGCCAAAGTTCAAAAAGATCACTGTCACCTATGGAACGCCGCTTTCTGTAAAGAACGTGGATCTTTCGAAGAAACCTGTTGGCATGGATGACTATCAGTATTTCGCATATCTGATACGGGAAAAGGTGAAGGAACTGTCAAAATCAGCTTAG
- the ligA gene encoding NAD-dependent DNA ligase LigA, with protein MAEQIPAAIRKEVEELVRELNDHSYHYHVQDRPLISDAEYDSLYRSLKDLEEKYGYVLPDSPTQRVGAAPSEKFEKVKHTEPMLSLDNAFSYEELREFDRKLKRLLDADTEIEYTVEPKIDGLAVELSYHDGRLLKASTRGDGYEGEDITHNIRTIRSLPLSISKAPVPDEIDIRGEVYLDIVEFEKLNQQREKSGEPLFANPRNASAGSVRQLDPRITASRKLHLACYGLGAIKGLSFKSQTEFMAWMKELQFPVPAKMVRAEGIEKVIEAIRQFEQERDFLPFETDGAVIKVNDLSLQLKLGVKTREPRWATAYKFKAHQGTTRVKEIHGSVGRTGVITPYAVFEPVRIGGVTVSRSTLHNWDEIQRKDIRIGDMVVVERAGDVIPRVVMVLKEKRTGQEQAVPVPERCPACGSEVVREEGEVAVKCVSLHCPAQVQEKIIHFTSRGGMDIEGLGEKNVELLFSRGLISHFEDIYRIKKEDLLKLPRFAEKSAQNLIDAIERSKNATLARFLFSIGILHVGEYAAKLLARNFRNLDELYHVRKESILGIRQAGEKIATSVCTFFNDQKNIDLLNSIKKLGMNLSNPDYTAGTKNNLVFSGLTFVITGSLPRSRKEVEDLIENNGGHAASAVSAGTDYLVAGENAGSKLDKANKLGVKTISYEKLLDMIDRDKGQQRLF; from the coding sequence ATGGCTGAACAGATCCCGGCTGCAATCAGGAAAGAGGTCGAAGAACTCGTCAGGGAGCTCAATGACCACAGCTACCATTATCATGTGCAGGACAGGCCCCTTATTTCCGATGCTGAATACGACAGCCTGTACCGCAGTCTTAAAGACCTTGAAGAGAAATATGGATATGTTCTGCCGGACTCGCCCACGCAGCGTGTCGGCGCTGCGCCCTCCGAAAAGTTTGAGAAGGTGAAACATACAGAGCCGATGCTCTCTCTTGACAATGCCTTTTCCTACGAGGAACTCAGGGAATTTGACAGAAAATTGAAACGCCTCCTGGATGCGGATACAGAAATAGAGTATACCGTAGAGCCCAAGATAGACGGCCTGGCTGTGGAACTCTCCTACCATGACGGCAGGCTCCTGAAGGCATCAACACGCGGCGATGGATATGAAGGAGAGGACATTACCCATAACATAAGGACCATAAGGTCATTGCCGCTAAGTATCAGTAAGGCCCCGGTTCCGGATGAGATCGATATCCGCGGTGAAGTTTATCTGGATATTGTCGAATTTGAGAAGCTGAATCAGCAGAGAGAAAAGAGCGGTGAGCCTCTTTTTGCAAATCCGAGAAATGCTTCAGCTGGAAGTGTGCGGCAGCTTGATCCCCGGATAACTGCATCACGCAAACTTCATCTTGCCTGTTATGGCCTTGGCGCGATCAAAGGTCTGAGTTTCAAGAGCCAGACAGAGTTCATGGCATGGATGAAGGAGCTCCAATTCCCTGTGCCGGCAAAAATGGTACGAGCAGAGGGCATCGAGAAGGTGATCGAGGCAATCCGGCAGTTTGAGCAGGAGCGGGATTTCCTTCCTTTTGAAACAGACGGGGCCGTAATAAAGGTGAATGACCTCAGCCTTCAGTTGAAGCTGGGCGTCAAGACACGCGAACCGCGCTGGGCAACCGCGTACAAGTTCAAGGCTCATCAGGGCACTACCAGGGTGAAGGAGATCCACGGGAGTGTCGGGAGAACCGGCGTAATTACACCTTACGCGGTCTTTGAACCGGTCAGGATAGGCGGCGTCACCGTGTCCCGCTCAACACTTCATAACTGGGACGAAATACAGCGGAAGGACATAAGGATCGGCGATATGGTGGTTGTTGAGCGGGCGGGTGATGTTATCCCCCGTGTTGTGATGGTTCTTAAGGAAAAGCGCACCGGGCAGGAGCAGGCCGTTCCAGTACCTGAGAGATGTCCTGCCTGCGGCTCTGAGGTTGTCCGGGAGGAAGGAGAGGTTGCGGTCAAATGCGTTTCTCTCCACTGTCCGGCACAGGTTCAGGAGAAGATCATCCACTTCACATCGCGGGGCGGCATGGACATAGAAGGCCTCGGGGAAAAGAATGTGGAGCTTCTCTTTTCCCGGGGGCTGATCAGCCATTTTGAGGACATTTACCGTATCAAAAAAGAAGATCTGCTCAAGCTTCCGAGGTTTGCTGAAAAATCCGCTCAGAATCTGATAGACGCAATTGAAAGATCGAAGAATGCAACTCTTGCCAGATTTCTTTTCTCAATCGGCATTCTCCATGTCGGTGAGTATGCAGCAAAACTCCTTGCCAGAAACTTCAGGAACCTGGACGAGCTTTATCATGTCAGGAAAGAGTCGATCCTCGGCATCAGGCAGGCAGGAGAAAAGATCGCGACGTCTGTGTGCACTTTTTTCAATGATCAAAAGAACATTGACCTGCTCAATTCCATAAAAAAGCTCGGCATGAATCTCTCAAACCCTGACTATACAGCAGGGACAAAGAACAATCTTGTCTTCAGCGGCCTGACCTTTGTTATTACCGGTTCTTTGCCAAGATCGAGAAAAGAAGTGGAGGATCTCATCGAAAACAACGGCGGACATGCAGCATCTGCTGTTTCTGCCGGCACTGATTATCTGGTGGCAGGTGAAAATGCAGGTTCAAAGCTCGACAAGGCAAATAAACTTGGCGTAAAGACGATATCCTATGAGAAACTATTAGACATGATAGATCGCGATAAAGGACAACAGAGATTATTCTGA